A genome region from Candidatus Saganbacteria bacterium includes the following:
- the rnpA gene encoding ribonuclease P protein component translates to MKSLKNDQIQAVLKKGKRVSSRFFDVIYIFDDELGFGIIVSKKHGNAVVRNRIRRRIKEIIKSYQPMLSTGLHASIIPRPGISKQTYWEMLDDFAVCLKKARLVK, encoded by the coding sequence TTGAAATCCTTGAAAAACGATCAGATCCAGGCCGTTCTTAAGAAGGGCAAAAGGGTATCAAGCAGGTTTTTTGATGTTATATATATTTTTGATGACGAGCTTGGGTTCGGGATCATTGTCAGTAAGAAGCATGGAAATGCGGTAGTTAGGAATAGGATAAGGCGACGAATCAAGGAAATTATTAAAAGCTATCAACCAATGTTATCCACAGGGCTTCACGCATCCATCATACCGAGACCTGGGATCAGTAAGCAAACATACTGGGAAATGCTTGATGATTTTGCTGTATGCTTAAAGAAGGCTAGACTTGTTAAATAG
- the yidD gene encoding membrane protein insertion efficiency factor YidD, which yields MLNRLLILFIDLYRKITIFKPKACRFYPTCSDYARQSIDKHGIRGIYYALMRILRCNQFFKGGYDPII from the coding sequence TTGTTAAATAGGTTGTTGATATTATTTATTGATCTATACAGAAAAATAACTATATTTAAACCCAAGGCTTGTAGATTCTATCCTACCTGTTCAGACTATGCCAGGCAATCTATTGATAAACACGGAATCCGTGGAATATATTACGCTCTTATGCGAATATTACGATGTAATCAGTTTTTTAAAGGAGGCTATGATCCTATAATATGA
- the rpmH gene encoding 50S ribosomal protein L34, whose protein sequence is MTKQTYQPHKIRRKRTHGFLVRKTTRGGKAVLAARRRKGRKRLAV, encoded by the coding sequence ATGACAAAGCAAACTTATCAACCACATAAGATCAGAAGAAAACGGACCCATGGTTTTTTGGTTCGCAAAACAACTCGCGGCGGGAAAGCCGTGTTGGCGGCTAGGCGCAGGAAGGGCCGCAAAAGACTCGCTGTTTGA
- the mnmE gene encoding tRNA uridine-5-carboxymethylaminomethyl(34) synthesis GTPase MnmE has translation MFLDDIIAAIATPIGHSGIGVVRVSGSGSYEITKKLLATDKITPNMAYHARLNGIRDDVIVIFFKSPTSYTGEDSLEISCHGNPIILNNVLSLLFEMGARQAHGGEFTKRSFMNGKIDLVQAEAVQGLIEAQSAEMVKIASSHLFGALSLEINGIKAECLGLIAHMQAAIDFPDDVSMVAGLIEGAAEILLKIDFLLSTAQYGRLMRSGIKVAILGKPNVGKSSLLNALIGSQRAIVTDIPGTTRDSIIEAVNVNGLIINFIDTAGIRDAENMAEELSIGETRRVAESSDIILAVLDGSSELNNLDLEIMAYIQGKNSLLVINKCDLRVLLDGKGLQVSAKTGYGIQGLKNAIYDRFIGKNNAPDFALTSERQINCLRMAKSSLQRIVRRDKIDHDLEMVSADMQEALAALDEMLGTGLGDDLIDRIFVDFCVGK, from the coding sequence ATGTTTCTGGATGATATAATTGCTGCAATTGCTACGCCAATAGGGCATAGCGGAATCGGTGTCGTTAGGGTTAGCGGTTCAGGGTCGTACGAGATCACTAAAAAACTGCTCGCGACAGATAAAATAACCCCAAATATGGCTTACCACGCTCGATTGAACGGCATTCGCGATGATGTTATTGTCATTTTCTTCAAATCCCCTACAAGCTACACTGGCGAGGACTCTCTGGAGATATCCTGCCATGGAAATCCGATCATTCTCAATAATGTTCTGTCGTTATTATTTGAAATGGGCGCTAGGCAGGCGCATGGCGGCGAATTCACTAAGAGATCATTCATGAATGGCAAGATCGACCTAGTGCAGGCGGAGGCGGTCCAGGGCTTAATTGAGGCGCAGTCGGCCGAAATGGTTAAAATAGCGTCATCCCATCTTTTTGGCGCATTGTCATTGGAGATCAATGGTATTAAGGCGGAGTGCCTTGGGCTAATTGCCCATATGCAGGCAGCTATTGACTTTCCAGATGATGTTTCAATGGTTGCGGGTCTTATTGAAGGAGCCGCGGAGATACTTCTGAAAATTGATTTCTTGTTATCCACAGCTCAATACGGGCGCCTTATGAGATCGGGAATTAAGGTTGCAATTCTTGGCAAGCCAAATGTTGGAAAATCTAGCTTGCTAAATGCCTTGATTGGGTCACAAAGGGCGATTGTAACTGATATTCCCGGTACTACTAGAGACAGTATTATTGAAGCTGTCAATGTCAACGGGCTTATCATTAATTTTATTGATACTGCTGGAATAAGGGACGCTGAAAATATGGCAGAGGAGCTAAGTATTGGCGAAACGAGGCGAGTTGCCGAATCTTCAGATATTATCCTTGCTGTTTTAGATGGATCATCTGAATTAAACAACCTGGATTTGGAAATCATGGCCTATATACAAGGCAAAAATAGCTTATTGGTGATCAATAAGTGCGATCTTCGCGTGTTGCTAGATGGTAAGGGATTACAAGTGTCGGCAAAAACCGGCTATGGCATTCAAGGGCTAAAAAATGCAATATATGATCGATTCATTGGAAAAAATAATGCGCCAGATTTTGCCTTGACATCAGAAAGGCAGATCAATTGTCTCCGCATGGCAAAATCGTCGTTGCAAAGAATTGTGCGTAGGGATAAAATAGATCATGATCTCGAAATGGTTTCAGCTGACATGCAGGAGGCATTGGCGGCCTTGGATGAAATGCTGGGCACAGGCCTTGGAGATGACTTGATCGATCGAATATTCGTTGATTTCTGTGTTGGAAAATAG
- a CDS encoding DUF721 domain-containing protein — MTELLKNILQGHKDLRGLNAVLLWDDVVESKIKKHTRALKLNRGTLSVVTENSVWAQELNFFKKEIMDRINIKAGSKVVRNIMFKVGGIKE, encoded by the coding sequence TTGACAGAGCTTCTGAAAAATATTCTACAGGGGCATAAAGACCTTCGAGGACTAAACGCGGTACTGCTTTGGGACGATGTCGTCGAATCAAAGATCAAAAAGCATACAAGAGCGCTAAAGCTGAACAGGGGGACGCTTTCTGTAGTGACGGAAAATTCGGTTTGGGCGCAGGAGCTTAATTTTTTCAAAAAAGAGATTATGGATCGGATAAATATCAAAGCGGGATCTAAGGTCGTGCGAAATATCATGTTTAAAGTTGGAGGAATAAAAGAATGA
- a CDS encoding membrane protein insertase YidC: MNWIVDIILQGLNFFYTYTGNYGLSIIFLTIIINIALYPLTLSSIVQMAAMQKIQPKLQAIQKKHKDNPQELQKELSELYKSEKVNPFGGCLPMLLKIPFFIGFFMALQDPKFTALIANQKINSAFLWMSNLSKPDHLYIMIALIALTTYFAQKTMPGSANNTQMASMNYIMPFFIAFISVGFPAGVQLYWVVSNSLSIAQQWYIGKYLLNKEGNL, translated from the coding sequence ATGAACTGGATAGTAGATATAATATTACAAGGCTTAAATTTCTTTTACACCTATACCGGAAATTATGGTTTATCTATAATATTTCTTACTATTATAATAAATATTGCGCTCTACCCTCTTACTCTTTCATCTATTGTTCAAATGGCCGCCATGCAGAAGATCCAGCCAAAGCTTCAGGCCATTCAAAAAAAACATAAGGATAACCCGCAGGAACTCCAAAAGGAATTGTCGGAACTATATAAATCTGAAAAGGTTAATCCTTTCGGCGGGTGTTTGCCTATGCTGCTTAAGATCCCGTTTTTCATAGGATTTTTCATGGCTCTACAGGATCCTAAATTTACTGCTCTCATCGCAAATCAAAAGATCAATTCGGCTTTTCTTTGGATGTCAAATTTGTCTAAACCCGATCACTTATATATCATGATTGCTTTGATCGCATTAACAACATATTTTGCCCAAAAGACAATGCCGGGTAGCGCCAATAATACCCAAATGGCTTCAATGAACTATATTATGCCGTTCTTTATCGCCTTTATTAGCGTTGGTTTCCCTGCCGGCGTACAGCTTTATTGGGTCGTTTCAAACTCGCTAAGCATCGCGCAACAGTGGTATATAGGCAAATACTTATTGAACAAGGAAGGCAATCTATAG
- the dnaN gene encoding DNA polymerase III subunit beta yields MEFIINKSELSYGVSLVERVVATRSTLPIIGNILFEVTKSGLKLSANNLEMGIEVTLKAKVLKEGSILIPAKTLSGIVSKLPDDDISFKLKDKGLIGINYKKSNFNIHGLPPDEFPQLPKVKETKSISVEGKVLIDMIGQTVFSASTSEDKYVLNGILIETGKSAHDSTNLRMVATDGYRLSKSGVKVEGLADIVSVIVPSKSMGEILRILSQDPDGTAKITIGPDQMSFKYKDTFLVSRLIQGQFPDYRQVIPKSTETKITIDLQSFLSSVERAAVIASQSANIVKIEVKAGQLHIMAQAPDVGSVDEVIEVEIKGKEKGLVAFNVRLLADALKVMDTDKVVLELGEALSPGLIRPKDGTEFVYIVMPIRTQEVAA; encoded by the coding sequence ATGGAATTCATAATAAATAAATCAGAATTAAGTTATGGGGTTTCTCTTGTCGAAAGAGTTGTTGCAACAAGAAGCACTCTCCCGATCATCGGAAATATTCTATTTGAAGTTACAAAAAGCGGATTGAAGCTTTCGGCTAATAATTTGGAAATGGGGATCGAAGTAACGCTTAAAGCAAAAGTCTTAAAAGAGGGCTCTATATTGATACCGGCAAAAACTTTGAGCGGGATAGTATCAAAACTTCCAGATGATGATATTTCATTTAAGTTGAAGGATAAAGGCTTAATAGGCATTAATTATAAGAAATCAAATTTTAATATCCACGGGCTTCCGCCGGATGAATTCCCTCAGCTTCCGAAAGTAAAGGAAACAAAGTCCATAAGCGTTGAGGGAAAAGTATTGATCGATATGATCGGCCAAACCGTATTTTCAGCGTCAACGTCCGAGGATAAGTATGTCTTAAACGGCATACTTATTGAAACCGGCAAAAGCGCGCATGACAGTACGAATTTGAGGATGGTAGCAACAGACGGATACAGGCTGTCCAAGAGCGGGGTTAAAGTAGAAGGCTTGGCTGATATTGTATCCGTAATAGTTCCTTCAAAATCCATGGGCGAGATATTGAGGATATTGTCACAGGACCCGGACGGAACGGCAAAGATAACGATAGGCCCAGACCAAATGTCGTTTAAATATAAAGACACATTTTTGGTTTCAAGGCTCATCCAAGGGCAATTTCCGGATTACAGACAGGTAATACCAAAATCGACCGAGACAAAAATTACAATAGACCTGCAGTCGTTCCTGTCATCGGTTGAAAGAGCGGCAGTAATAGCCTCGCAAAGCGCCAACATCGTAAAGATAGAGGTCAAGGCAGGGCAGCTACATATTATGGCGCAGGCGCCTGACGTTGGAAGCGTTGACGAAGTAATCGAGGTTGAGATAAAAGGCAAGGAAAAAGGGCTGGTCGCGTTCAATGTGAGGCTTTTGGCCGACGCGCTAAAGGTAATGGATACTGATAAAGTGGTTTTAGAGCTTGGCGAAGCATTAAGCCCGGGGCTTATCAGGCCAAAAGATGGGACGGAATTTGTATATATAGTAATGCCGATACGCACGCAAGAGGTTGCGGCTTGA
- a CDS encoding KH domain-containing protein — translation MKKIRIKGKSIEEAAANGLKILGLEEGNARVVTISEGKAGVLGMFGGEEAEVEIRQVISKAEDAKEVLQEIINKLGLMAVADIESESNDAIMLEVKGEDLGMIIGKEGAMLRALQIIVSSIVGRDFSERVRVYVDAGGYRNKQEMAIGRIAEDAAKDVIESGVAKVLPPMSAADRRIIHMALKDNKKVVTVSRGEGPNRRLVICPNTDNVSG, via the coding sequence GTGAAAAAGATCAGAATTAAGGGGAAATCTATAGAAGAGGCCGCGGCAAATGGTTTAAAAATATTGGGGCTGGAAGAGGGGAATGCGCGGGTGGTTACAATTTCAGAAGGTAAAGCGGGGGTTTTGGGCATGTTTGGAGGAGAGGAGGCAGAGGTGGAGATCAGGCAGGTTATTTCGAAGGCTGAAGACGCCAAGGAGGTCTTGCAGGAGATCATTAATAAGCTTGGTCTTATGGCGGTTGCTGATATTGAATCAGAATCAAATGATGCAATAATGCTTGAGGTTAAAGGCGAGGATCTTGGAATGATAATAGGCAAGGAGGGGGCCATGCTAAGAGCTTTACAAATAATAGTTTCATCCATAGTTGGGCGAGATTTTTCAGAGAGGGTTAGGGTTTATGTAGATGCTGGGGGATATCGAAATAAGCAAGAGATGGCTATTGGACGGATCGCAGAAGATGCGGCAAAGGATGTTATTGAATCGGGTGTTGCAAAAGTGCTTCCTCCGATGTCGGCCGCCGATAGGAGGATCATACACATGGCGCTTAAAGACAACAAGAAGGTTGTAACGGTCAGTCGGGGAGAGGGCCCAAATCGTAGGCTTGTAATTTGTCCTAATACCGATAATGTTTCTGGATGA
- the folD gene encoding bifunctional methylenetetrahydrofolate dehydrogenase/methenyltetrahydrofolate cyclohydrolase FolD, with translation MVRIIDGKSVADGIKDDLRGRVRQLKESGVVPNLSVILVGGDPASQVYVRNKEKGCESIGMLSNIVCLPESASVDQIIAEINRINSDMSVHGLLVQLPLPKGLNERAILDVISPEKDVDGLHISNMGRLLKGEAALFMPCTPQGIMELIMSTGISISGKHAVVVGRSNIVGKPISLMLLAANATVTICHSKTEAIDNVIRSGDIVVVAVGRPKLIKGNSIKDGAVVIDVGINRQGGKLVGDVDFDSAKDKASYITPVPGGVGPMTIAMLLKNTIISAERSLKNRSA, from the coding sequence ATGGTAAGAATTATTGATGGAAAGAGTGTTGCAGATGGCATTAAGGATGATTTGAGGGGTAGGGTGAGGCAACTAAAAGAATCTGGAGTCGTTCCTAACCTCTCGGTGATATTGGTCGGGGGCGATCCGGCTTCACAGGTTTATGTAAGGAATAAGGAAAAGGGATGCGAATCCATTGGAATGTTATCAAATATTGTTTGCCTTCCCGAATCCGCATCTGTGGATCAAATTATCGCTGAAATTAATCGCATCAACAGCGACATGTCTGTTCATGGGCTTCTAGTTCAACTGCCGCTCCCCAAAGGCTTGAATGAAAGAGCTATTTTGGACGTGATATCCCCCGAAAAGGATGTCGATGGACTGCATATTTCAAATATGGGGAGGCTTTTAAAGGGAGAAGCGGCATTATTTATGCCATGCACGCCCCAAGGCATAATGGAGCTGATAATGTCTACGGGTATAAGCATCTCCGGCAAGCATGCTGTTGTGGTTGGGCGTAGCAATATCGTCGGGAAGCCTATTTCGCTAATGTTATTGGCGGCAAATGCAACTGTTACGATATGCCATTCTAAAACGGAAGCAATAGATAATGTTATTCGATCTGGGGATATCGTTGTTGTGGCTGTTGGGCGGCCAAAGCTTATAAAGGGCAATTCTATTAAGGATGGCGCAGTTGTTATTGACGTTGGGATCAACCGCCAAGGCGGCAAGCTTGTTGGGGATGTTGATTTTGATTCCGCGAAAGATAAGGCCTCATATATTACACCTGTCCCTGGAGGGGTGGGGCCAATGACTATTGCAATGCTTTTAAAGAATACAATTATCTCGGCCGAAAGATCCTTAAAAAATCGTTCAGCGTAA
- the gyrB gene encoding DNA topoisomerase (ATP-hydrolyzing) subunit B: MAKQKDTSQYDASKIKILGGIEAVRKRPAMYIGSTGKSGLHHLIYEVVDNSIDEALAGYCDTIGVTIHKDNSVTVEDNGRGIPIDMHKEAKKPAAEVVLTTLHAGGKFGGGGYKVSGGLHGVGVSVVNALSEWMEVEIKRDSQIYRQRFERGDAEKHKIEKYKGDETGTVVTFLADPKIFSELVYDYDTVKHRLQELAFLNKGLKIGLIDEREKEKVAETFEFEGGVIEFIEHLNKGKEALYRPAAGFSAEKENVFVEVGLQHCKDYYDENLYSYVNCIRTKEGGTHVVGFKSALTRVVNTFGHKNGLLKEAETVQGEDIREGLTVVINTRVPDPQFEGQTKTKLGNGEVKGIVDSIVVDGLSTYLDKNPAAARAMIEKSILAFRVRMAARKAQELERKKSALDTAMLPGKLADCSESNAAKCELFIVEGDSAGGCFSSETKVALTDGSSVSFIDLVKEYEKGKQNYCYTIKDDGNIGIERILNPRITKKNAEVIKVILDNNEEIVCTPDHKFMLRDFTYVEAKNLAPDMSLMPLYIKNSKKEGRITIEGYEMALNPKTHKWIFTHLLSDRYNLDNAAYSIDTGLDHSLHFFKQVLEKRGEAFYYDWDRSALKPKNTNLLSFQKLKNRFFAGDENMLLEAAQNYNHKIKRIERLKEKVDVYDIEVPCTHNFALSAGIFVHNSAKQGRNRKFQAILPLKGKILNVEKARLDKILANNEIRTMITAIGPGVVTGLKASGNGDEEKETDRSIEALLKELRYHKIILMTDADVDGSHIRTLLLTFYYRYAREIVENGNIFIAQPPLYLVRKGKNEKYCYSDAEMSKIVKEMGSDGVVIQRYKGLGEMNPEQLWETTLNPDTRTLLQVTLEDAEVADEIFTVLMGSEVEPRRAFIEKHAKDVKRLDV, encoded by the coding sequence ATGGCGAAACAAAAAGACACCTCGCAGTATGACGCGTCTAAGATCAAGATATTAGGAGGGATAGAAGCTGTACGCAAAAGGCCTGCCATGTATATCGGCTCGACCGGAAAATCAGGGCTCCATCATTTGATTTATGAAGTCGTCGATAACAGCATTGACGAAGCGCTGGCGGGATATTGCGATACGATCGGAGTTACAATCCATAAGGACAACAGCGTGACAGTTGAAGACAACGGGCGCGGCATACCGATAGATATGCACAAAGAAGCAAAAAAACCCGCGGCAGAGGTCGTATTGACGACCCTTCATGCCGGAGGAAAATTCGGCGGCGGCGGATACAAGGTATCTGGCGGCCTGCATGGCGTCGGCGTATCTGTTGTAAATGCGCTTTCCGAATGGATGGAAGTTGAGATCAAGCGCGATTCGCAGATCTACAGGCAAAGGTTTGAAAGAGGGGATGCCGAAAAACATAAAATAGAAAAATATAAGGGCGATGAAACCGGGACAGTTGTGACCTTTTTGGCGGATCCAAAAATATTTTCTGAATTGGTTTACGATTACGACACCGTAAAACACAGATTGCAGGAATTGGCCTTTTTAAACAAAGGGCTAAAGATCGGATTGATAGATGAGCGCGAAAAAGAAAAAGTCGCGGAAACTTTTGAATTCGAAGGCGGGGTCATTGAGTTTATAGAGCATTTAAACAAAGGAAAAGAGGCCCTTTATCGGCCGGCCGCCGGGTTTTCGGCCGAAAAAGAAAATGTATTCGTAGAGGTCGGCCTCCAGCACTGCAAAGATTATTACGACGAAAACCTCTATTCTTATGTCAATTGCATAAGGACAAAAGAGGGCGGGACACATGTTGTCGGCTTCAAATCCGCGCTCACAAGGGTCGTCAATACCTTCGGGCATAAGAATGGGTTATTAAAAGAGGCCGAAACCGTCCAAGGCGAAGATATCAGGGAAGGGTTGACGGTCGTCATCAATACGCGCGTTCCTGATCCGCAATTTGAAGGCCAGACAAAAACAAAATTGGGGAACGGCGAAGTCAAGGGGATAGTCGATTCGATAGTTGTCGACGGGCTATCAACATACTTGGATAAAAATCCGGCCGCGGCGAGGGCCATGATCGAAAAATCAATCCTCGCATTCAGGGTAAGGATGGCCGCAAGGAAGGCGCAGGAGCTCGAACGAAAAAAATCGGCGCTCGACACCGCCATGCTTCCCGGAAAACTTGCCGATTGTTCCGAATCGAACGCGGCAAAATGCGAATTGTTCATCGTGGAAGGCGACAGTGCCGGGGGATGTTTTTCTTCTGAAACAAAAGTTGCGTTGACAGATGGAAGCAGTGTTTCTTTTATTGATCTTGTTAAAGAGTACGAAAAAGGGAAACAAAATTATTGTTATACGATAAAAGACGATGGAAATATTGGGATTGAAAGAATTTTAAATCCGAGAATAACAAAGAAGAATGCGGAAGTTATCAAGGTGATACTTGATAATAATGAAGAGATTGTTTGTACCCCGGACCATAAATTTATGTTGAGAGATTTTACTTATGTTGAAGCAAAAAACCTAGCTCCGGATATGAGCCTAATGCCGCTTTATATAAAAAATTCAAAGAAAGAGGGCAGGATAACAATTGAAGGATATGAAATGGCATTAAATCCGAAGACGCATAAATGGATTTTTACCCATTTGTTGTCAGATAGATATAATCTTGACAATGCGGCTTATTCAATTGATACAGGCTTAGACCATAGCCTGCATTTCTTCAAACAAGTATTGGAAAAGCGCGGAGAAGCATTTTATTATGATTGGGACAGAAGCGCCCTAAAACCAAAAAACACAAACCTCTTAAGTTTTCAAAAATTAAAAAACAGATTTTTTGCCGGAGACGAAAACATGTTATTGGAAGCAGCACAAAATTATAACCATAAAATAAAAAGAATAGAGCGCTTGAAAGAAAAAGTCGATGTATATGACATTGAAGTCCCGTGCACCCACAATTTTGCATTGTCGGCTGGAATTTTTGTCCACAATAGCGCAAAACAAGGCCGCAACAGGAAATTCCAGGCGATTCTCCCTTTAAAAGGAAAAATTCTGAACGTTGAAAAAGCCAGACTTGATAAAATTTTAGCCAACAACGAAATAAGGACGATGATAACGGCTATAGGCCCTGGAGTTGTGACGGGGCTTAAGGCTTCCGGGAACGGTGACGAAGAAAAAGAAACAGACCGTTCCATTGAGGCTCTCTTGAAGGAATTGCGTTACCATAAAATAATACTCATGACCGACGCGGACGTCGACGGAAGCCATATCCGCACACTTCTTTTGACCTTCTATTACAGGTACGCAAGAGAAATTGTCGAGAACGGAAATATTTTTATCGCACAGCCGCCGCTTTATTTGGTCAGAAAAGGAAAGAACGAAAAGTATTGCTACTCTGACGCCGAAATGTCCAAGATCGTGAAAGAAATGGGGAGCGACGGCGTCGTTATCCAGAGATATAAAGGTTTAGGAGAAATGAATCCGGAACAGCTTTGGGAAACAACATTAAATCCTGATACACGCACTTTGCTTCAAGTAACCCTTGAGGACGCCGAGGTTGCCGATGAAATATTCACGGTCCTTATGGGGTCGGAGGTCGAACCGCGCAGGGCATTTATCGAAAAACACGCGAAAGATGTAAAGAGGTTGGACGTATAA
- the dnaA gene encoding chromosomal replication initiator protein DnaA — MNDLSDINHIWATLLPTVERSLNKPIYETLLSSTKPIELKDGILEVAVPHETIKEWLSKHCLTLLEEEVLSVSPYVKKIFFVVGSQDLFQTPSLDEPGVSNFHENISRSIQVAYLNPRYTFDTFVVGNGNRFAHAAALAVSEAPATAYNPLFLYGGVGLGKTHLMQAVGYIVLRTNPKAKVYYITCEMFTNDLITSIQEGKMQEFRNRYRNIDLLMVDDIQFLAGKERTQEEFFHTFNTLHEANKQIIVSSDRPPKEIPTLEERLRSRFEWGLIADIQPPDFETRIAILNKKAELVDLEVPNEVVHLIASRVASNIRELEGALIRVVAFASLSGAEVTVPLVEKVLKDLAAPLKDKSMVSIDLIKKATAEFYSVKIDDMSAKIRTKEIATARQVAMFIARELTSASLPKIGEEFGGRDHTTVLHAFEKIKGAMKTDKEIIEAVKNIQTNLKKYAPI, encoded by the coding sequence ATGAACGACCTATCAGATATCAACCATATTTGGGCAACATTATTGCCAACAGTAGAGAGAAGCTTAAACAAGCCTATCTACGAAACGTTATTATCATCTACGAAACCAATTGAATTAAAGGACGGCATCCTTGAGGTTGCGGTTCCACATGAAACAATAAAAGAGTGGCTATCAAAACACTGTCTGACGCTTCTTGAAGAAGAAGTATTATCTGTTTCTCCTTATGTGAAAAAGATATTTTTTGTTGTTGGGTCGCAAGACCTGTTCCAAACCCCAAGCCTTGATGAGCCAGGGGTTTCAAATTTCCATGAAAATATTTCAAGAAGCATTCAAGTTGCATATCTCAATCCAAGATACACATTTGATACCTTCGTCGTTGGCAACGGAAATCGCTTTGCCCATGCGGCAGCGCTTGCTGTGTCAGAAGCGCCGGCAACGGCATATAATCCGTTATTTTTATACGGCGGGGTGGGGCTTGGCAAAACACATTTAATGCAAGCTGTGGGTTATATAGTATTGAGAACCAACCCAAAAGCAAAAGTATATTATATAACTTGCGAAATGTTCACAAATGATCTTATTACTTCCATACAAGAAGGAAAAATGCAGGAATTCAGGAATAGGTACAGGAATATAGACCTATTAATGGTTGATGACATCCAGTTCCTGGCGGGGAAAGAAAGGACGCAAGAAGAATTCTTCCATACATTCAACACGCTCCATGAAGCGAACAAACAAATTATTGTAAGCTCCGACCGGCCGCCAAAAGAGATCCCAACACTTGAGGAAAGGCTAAGATCAAGGTTTGAGTGGGGCCTGATCGCCGATATCCAGCCGCCTGATTTTGAAACAAGAATTGCGATCTTAAATAAAAAGGCTGAACTAGTGGACCTTGAAGTGCCAAATGAAGTCGTTCACCTGATAGCATCGCGCGTTGCAAGCAATATCAGAGAACTTGAAGGAGCCCTTATACGAGTTGTAGCCTTTGCGTCGCTGTCCGGGGCTGAAGTTACCGTTCCCTTGGTTGAAAAAGTATTAAAAGATCTTGCGGCCCCGCTAAAAGACAAATCAATGGTATCAATCGACCTTATTAAAAAAGCTACGGCGGAATTTTACAGCGTCAAAATAGACGACATGTCGGCAAAGATCCGTACAAAAGAGATCGCAACGGCCAGGCAGGTTGCAATGTTCATTGCGCGGGAGCTTACGTCAGCATCGCTCCCAAAAATAGGGGAGGAATTCGGGGGGCGCGATCACACAACGGTCCTTCACGCGTTTGAAAAGATCAAGGGCGCGATGAAGACTGATAAAGAAATCATAGAAGCCGTAAAGAACATCCAAACCAATCTAAAAAAATACGCCCCAATTTAA